A portion of the Collinsella aerofaciens genome contains these proteins:
- a CDS encoding carbohydrate ABC transporter permease, with protein MKRDKVINRALSIFFTILSLAWIYPVFMIALNSFKKATAISTTTAFDLLTPETFNGLANYMHALNEQGFASAFMYSLIITVTSVVLILVCCSMCAWYVVRVNSKISNFFYYLFVFSMVVPFQMLMFTLSNLADRIGFNTPFNICFIYLGFGAGLAVFMFAGFVKNIPLEIEEAAMIDGCNPVQVFFKIVLPIMKPTYLSVGILETMWVWNDYLLPYLTLDSTKYKTIPILIQYFRGGYGHVELGPMMACIMMVVIPIVIMYIFCQKYIIDGVVAGAVKG; from the coding sequence ATGAAACGCGATAAGGTTATCAACCGCGCGCTCTCGATTTTCTTTACGATTCTGTCGCTCGCGTGGATCTATCCCGTGTTCATGATTGCGCTCAATTCCTTTAAAAAGGCAACTGCAATCAGCACCACCACGGCATTCGATCTGCTCACGCCCGAGACGTTCAACGGCCTCGCAAACTACATGCACGCCCTTAACGAGCAGGGCTTTGCCTCGGCGTTTATGTACTCGCTTATCATCACGGTCACGTCGGTCGTGCTGATTCTGGTGTGCTGCTCCATGTGCGCTTGGTACGTGGTGCGCGTCAACAGCAAGATCTCGAACTTCTTCTATTACCTGTTCGTCTTCTCGATGGTCGTACCGTTCCAGATGCTCATGTTCACGCTGTCCAACCTCGCGGACCGCATCGGCTTCAACACGCCGTTCAACATCTGCTTCATCTACCTTGGTTTTGGCGCGGGCCTCGCGGTCTTTATGTTCGCCGGCTTCGTCAAGAACATCCCGCTCGAGATTGAGGAAGCGGCCATGATCGACGGCTGCAACCCGGTCCAGGTGTTCTTTAAGATCGTCCTTCCCATTATGAAGCCCACCTATCTTTCGGTCGGCATCCTTGAGACCATGTGGGTCTGGAACGACTATCTGCTGCCCTACCTTACGCTCGACTCCACCAAGTACAAGACCATTCCTATCTTGATCCAGTACTTCCGTGGCGGCTATGGCCACGTCGAGCTCGGCCCCATGATGGCATGCATCATGATGGTCGTCATCCCCATCGTCATCATGTACATCTTCTGCCAGAAGTACATCATTGACGGCGTTGTGGCAGGTGCCGTCAAGGGCTGA